GGCTGGTACATTGTGTTATGTCGTATGAGGCTTCGTATCTTGGTCGTGCTCTGTCAGTGCTTCTCATCGCTCCTGCAGGCCAGGCATCTTTGTAAATACCGCAGCAGTCGCTTCCCGTCAGTTCACCAGAGCCGGGGCTGTATTTCAGAGATGCCTtaagaaaacccccaaacatCCATATTCCTCAGATGGCCGTAATTCCCCGTTTGAAACCAGGACATTATCAGCAGTGGTAGTAAAGAAAGTTCGAGCTCAGACAAGTTCTCCCTGGCTCCTTGTCTAGGCAAATATTATGAAGCTATTGAGCCATACAGCAAATGCTAGATGGGGGTAGCTGGGGAATttgccaaaggaaatgtcacGGATGAAATGTCTTTCTTGTCTAGCACAAAAGATTTAGCAAATTGTGAGGATTTAGGAGTCTCTCTCCCTGGCTTCACTGTATTaagcctttaaaaagaaatcattccaGCTGTCCTGGTGGCAGGCACAGCCTCATCCTCGGTATTTTTGCTTGGCAGTGTTCAGGGCAGTAGAAGTGATGAGCATCAGAGGTTGCAAACTTGCTCCACCTCCCCAAGGACAGTTGTGAACAAGAAGGCAGCGATTGCTCTGAAGGCAGTTAACTGCCCCCTTGTTGCAGCTCTTCCCTGGGATGCCCCCGCCCCAGCGCCGCCTCGCACCCGGCTCCTGCCCCGTAGCCCGCCTGGTTCTGCAGGAGCTACAGCCACTCGAGCCGGTTCCTCCCGGAGGCCTGGGGCATAGCTTCTCGGCTGTAATTCTGCCCTCGTCCTTTCTCTGAGTGTGTCTCCCCGGTGTGCAGTTCTGGTTCAAATGCTGTAGGCTCTGCAGCCTTGGCTCTGGCTCTTGTAGATGCCGCCTTTCCCTTCTGGgccttcctgtgctgctgctgctctttcctccctgctcaCCAGCAGCTTTTCTCAGCCTCCCCAGACCCTGCTGCCAGCGAGCTCCAGCAGCCTTTTATTCCCTGAAGTAACCTTTTAATTACATAACAACTTAGAAACATTCAGCACCAACAACATACCAAAATAATTGAAACAATGTTTTTGCAGCCTTAAAAAACATGATTCTGTACCAAAACTGTGTCTTCTAAAATTCCGAAAGTTAGAAAAACAAACGGCTAGGAGACAGTGTGGGCCGTGGCTGGAGCACGGCGCTGGGAGCGGGGAGGCAACCTCAGCCActgcgctgcccgcggccctGCAAGGCAGCGATGGTCTTTCTCTGCCCGGGAGGGCCACGGCTTCAACTCACCCCTGTACCGAAACACAGGCAGAGGGCTCCAGCCAGTTCCCCCTGGCCCTGTGGTCGGCTGCCTGCAGTAGCAGGCGGTTCCCTGTGGTGGCAAAGGTAAAAGGGTGTTTGAGAAGGTGATGAGATGGTGAGGTTCTTTGGCCCCTTCTTAAGCCCGTGCTGAAGGCACAGAGGTGAAGTTCAATGTTATAGCTGGTGCAGGGAGATACTGGGAAAGTCCCTTGGCATCCGGGCCGTGGGCTGGGCGCACTCAGGAGTTGCGGTCTCCGTTCTTGCTGCTGGTCTTACCCCTCCGTCTCTGTGCTTCCTCCTTGCAGATCAAGAGGACAGTATGGCTGCGACTGCCGCCGTCAGCCCCAGTGAAtacctgcagcctgctgcctccGCGGCCCAGGTGAGCGCTGGGGCGTTGGCGAGCTCGTGGCTCCCCGCCATGGCAAGGCAGAGGGATGTGTTGCGAGGTGCAGAACTGCAAACAGCACATCATTTTGTTGGTAGCTCTGTGCCTTCTTTGCAGATCAGCTCTTCCTGCCTCCACCATAGCTGGCGTTGCTGTGTCAGGAGGAGAGGTGGCTGCAACACAAACTGGGGAGCTGTGCTCTGAATTTGTTCCCCGTCCTGATACTGGCTCTTTCTGAGGCTGTGGAGTGTTGTTTCTCCTCCTTGTGCTGCGTTTTCCTTAGGGACCTCTTGGGTTCCATTAGCAGCTGATACCAGAAGGGGGTCTCTggattaatattaatattattattaatagtGAAACTCTCCAGGGTGTGTGTAATGCATGTAAATAGCAACATGCATAGCAGAGTGAGCTAAAGACACACGTGACGTGGGTAATTGTGTAGCTCTTTCAAGATGCGGTGCCTCATTGACGTGGACTGGATTACTTTTGGTAGGGTGCACCCTTTCCTTCACTGCCTTGAGTGCCAGATGTGTTTGGCATAAGCCCCTGTCTCTAACACCCTCATCTCCCCCTGGTTTCCTAGGACTCTCAGCCGTCTCCGCTAGCCCTCCTTGCAGCGACATGTAGCAAAATTGGTCCCCCAGCAGTGGAAGCCGCCGTGACTCCTCCTGCGCCTCCTCAACCAACACCTCGTAAACTCATCCCCATCAAACCTGCTCCGCTCCCTCTGGGCTCTGGAAAGAACAGCTTTGGGATCCTGTCATCAAAAGGGAACCTCTTCCAGATCCAGGGCTCTCAGGTTGGCACCTCCTACCCCGGAGGGCAGCTGGTTTTCGCCATTCAGAATCCAGCTGTGATCAACAAAGGGACCCGCTCATCTGCGAACATCCAGTACCAGGCAGTGCCTCAGATCCAGGCCACGGGAGGGCAGACCATCCAAGTCCAGCCCAACCTCACCAACCAAATCCAGATTATTCCAGGCACTAATCAAGCGATTCTCACcccatcctcttcctctcacAAGCCTGTGCCAATCAAGCCAGCTCCGGCACAGAAGGGTGGAGCTTCGCCAGTGCAGGGCGCAAGCAACGTTGTCAAACTAACCAGCGGCAGCAACGTGACTCTTACTCTGCCTGTGAACAACCTGGTGAACGCTACTGAGTCTGGCACACAGGCTCAAATCATTGCAGAGAGCCCCTCGAAGCCCAGCAAAAAGCCTCGAAAGAAAGCCACGTCACCAGCCCAGCCCACCGCCATGGCTGTGGCTGAGCAAGTGGAGACGGTGTTAATAGAGACCACggcagagaacatcatccaGGCAGGGAACAACCTGCTCATCGTGCAGAGCCCGGGCTCTGGTCAGCCAGCGGTGGTGCAGCAAGTGCAGGTGGTGCAACCCAAGCAGGAGCCGCAGGTGGTGCAGATCCCGCAGCAGGCCCTGCGCGTTGTCCAGGCAGCCTCTGCCACACTCCCCACCGTCCCCCAAAAATCCAACCAGAACTTCCAGATACAGACGACAGAACCCACCCCCACCCAGGTACCGTGTCCTGAGCCCTCCCTCATCCTCAAGGTCCCTCCTCTACACTGTTCCACCTTCAATCCCTGACCTGAGTTTTAAAAAGCCTAGGGGTTTTGTGAGCTGCCAAAACCTGGCACCCAGTTTAGACAGCCCTCTGCAGTGGCTGTGTGGGTCCCCTGATGTCTAAGAAAGGTTAGGAATGTCACCATTCCCTCAGGAAGGTTTTaagtctctctcttttgctgGCTGCCTGTTTTTCTAGGACTTGTAGGAATGCAGTGTCCTTGAAACCTCTGCTGTGCTTCCAGATCAGGTTGGGATTAGGCAGCTGGTTCGGAAGCTCTTGGGAAATGGCAGGAGGTGGGGGAGCAAGGCTCATGCTGCTGGACTGCATAATTGGCGTTGCTTTTGGAAACCTGGCTACAAGGGCAAAGCAGCCCTTTGCTGCTGTGCGAGGCCAGGAcctttctgcaggaggcccGGTATTTTCAGATGCTTGGGcgacttctgcttttctttggctTGTTGCAGGCCCAGATTCTTGGGTTGCATAGGGAGGGCGACTGGTGCGATAGGAGATGTTTTCCCCTGGTGATGGTGACTGGTCTGATTCTTCTCTTACCATCAGGTCTACTTCAAAACGCCCTCGGGTGAGCTGCAGACAGTGCTGCTCCAGGAAGCCCCGGCCATGACGGTGGCTCCATCTGGGACCTCTTGCAGTAGCCCTGTGTCCCGCAGCTCCGGCGCAGCGGGCAGCAGCAAGAAACCAGCCATGCGCAAGGAGCGCCCTCTGCCAAAGATCGCCCCCGCTGGAGGCATCATCAGTTTgaacacagctcagctggcagctgcagcacaggccATGCAGACCATCAACATCAATGGCGTGCAAGTTCAGGGTGTGCCTGTCACCATCACCAACACCGGAGGTGGGCTGCACACCACTCTGTGGCTGGGCAGGCGGGCAGGATAGCAGGATGTGTGGGGGGCTCCCTGGTCCAGAGGACAGAAAGCCCCTGCTAGCTGCACTTTGCAGCTGGGATGTCGCTGCTTTACAAGCAGATCCATTGTAGCCTGCGGCTGAGTGCTGAATGCCATGGGTTTCTCTAGCTCCCTTTGCTCCAGGAGACCCAGAGTGTTTCTTAGGTATTCCTGGGGCTCTGCTGAGTCTTCCCAGGCCTGTCCTGGTAAGCTTTGTCAGCAAGGGTAGATAACAGAGACAGCTTACCTTCGGAGCATGGTCGTGCTGAGCTGCAGGACATCTCTGAGGGCAGAGAGGCCGAGGCTGTCCGAGGGCTCAGACTGGCTGTTTGCTCCTGAGCTCTGTGAGTGGGTGAAGGCTGAGCTACAGCCAGGCTGTGGAGTGAGACAGGTGTCTTTGGAGAGCGGGGACCCAGCTGGGCTGGGGGTACCATGCTCTGGTTCCcttcttcagctcttctgtgGGGAGCTCTGCTGCAAATCGTGCTGACACTAGCAGTGAGTCCTGCAGAGTTCAGCTCCAGGGCTGGGACAT
This genomic interval from Rhea pennata isolate bPtePen1 chromosome 26, bPtePen1.pri, whole genome shotgun sequence contains the following:
- the SP2 gene encoding transcription factor Sp2 isoform X2; amino-acid sequence: MGSHRLARLDSQPSPLALLAATCSKIGPPAVEAAVTPPAPPQPTPRKLIPIKPAPLPLGSGKNSFGILSSKGNLFQIQGSQVGTSYPGGQLVFAIQNPAVINKGTRSSANIQYQAVPQIQATGGQTIQVQPNLTNQIQIIPGTNQAILTPSSSSHKPVPIKPAPAQKGGASPVQGASNVVKLTSGSNVTLTLPVNNLVNATESGTQAQIIAESPSKPSKKPRKKATSPAQPTAMAVAEQVETVLIETTAENIIQAGNNLLIVQSPGSGQPAVVQQVQVVQPKQEPQVVQIPQQALRVVQAASATLPTVPQKSNQNFQIQTTEPTPTQVYFKTPSGELQTVLLQEAPAMTVAPSGTSCSSPVSRSSGAAGSSKKPAMRKERPLPKIAPAGGIISLNTAQLAAAAQAMQTININGVQVQGVPVTITNTGGQQQLTVQNVSGNNLTISGLSPTQIQLQMEQALSGEMQPGEKRRRMACTCPNCKDGEKRPGDQGKKKHICHIPECGRTFRKTSLLRAHVRLHTGERPFVCNWVFCGKRFTRSDELQRHARTHTGDKRFECAQCQKRFMRSDHLTKHYKTHLVTKNL
- the SP2 gene encoding transcription factor Sp2 isoform X1 translates to MAATAAVSPSEYLQPAASAAQDSQPSPLALLAATCSKIGPPAVEAAVTPPAPPQPTPRKLIPIKPAPLPLGSGKNSFGILSSKGNLFQIQGSQVGTSYPGGQLVFAIQNPAVINKGTRSSANIQYQAVPQIQATGGQTIQVQPNLTNQIQIIPGTNQAILTPSSSSHKPVPIKPAPAQKGGASPVQGASNVVKLTSGSNVTLTLPVNNLVNATESGTQAQIIAESPSKPSKKPRKKATSPAQPTAMAVAEQVETVLIETTAENIIQAGNNLLIVQSPGSGQPAVVQQVQVVQPKQEPQVVQIPQQALRVVQAASATLPTVPQKSNQNFQIQTTEPTPTQVYFKTPSGELQTVLLQEAPAMTVAPSGTSCSSPVSRSSGAAGSSKKPAMRKERPLPKIAPAGGIISLNTAQLAAAAQAMQTININGVQVQGVPVTITNTGGQQQLTVQNVSGNNLTISGLSPTQIQLQMEQALSGEMQPGEKRRRMACTCPNCKDGEKRPGDQGKKKHICHIPECGRTFRKTSLLRAHVRLHTGERPFVCNWVFCGKRFTRSDELQRHARTHTGDKRFECAQCQKRFMRSDHLTKHYKTHLVTKNL